CAAAGACGCCTCCTTTCCTTTGGATTTCCGCTTCCTCGCGTTGATCTTTGTATCTAGTGCCGACGATGCATCCTGGCCATTACCGAGCCCCATTTCGTCCGGCGTCGAAGCTCCCGATGCCCTCCCACCGAACTTGGACCTCAGCTCCATCTCCAAACTCTCTGGGTCCGTTACCGGGACACGCTTCCCGTCGTCCGGAACTCCCATCTGCGACCCATCGGCTGCCTTCAGAGACTGGCTGCTCGAGACCCTCGACAGCTTCCCTGCCTCTGGGAACCCAAATTGGCCCCTGAGCAAGTCGTAACTCTTCGCCGGATCCGAGTTGGATGGCGCGAATTGCGCTGCCGCCATTTGATTGCTTGGCATCACTCCTCCCCTGCCCTGCTGCTGGTGATCCGTCACGAAAAGGTTGAGCTTTCGGGGGGTGCTCAGCGGCGCGCTGTAACAGGACACGTTAGCACTGTGGTACAGCGAGGTCGGGGGGAACTCCCCGGCGTCGCAGACGCTTCCGAGCTGGCCGAAGAGCTCGTGGATGACGACGCTGTCGTTAACGGTCGGCGGATTGGAGGACAGCGATGAGACGAGAGAACCCAGGGACGAGCCGGACTGGACGTTGTGGTGCATCAGCTGCGCCCAGCCGAGGTTGAGGAAGGTCGGCGGCAATCGGTCGTCGGCGGCGCCGCCGGAGTTCAACTCAGGCGGCGTCGTCGCGTCAGGCGACTGCCAGTTCACCCCGAAAAATCGCTCCTTTTCCATTCCTGAGGGTGAAGGTTGCAGCGAGAGGCGCGAAAAAGAGGCAAAGATCGGATTTTTATGGCAAGGTTGGGAAGAAGAACCAAGAA
This Musa acuminata AAA Group cultivar baxijiao chromosome BXJ1-2, Cavendish_Baxijiao_AAA, whole genome shotgun sequence DNA region includes the following protein-coding sequences:
- the LOC135598631 gene encoding transcription factor bHLH62-like, which produces MEKERFFGVNWQSPDATTPPELNSGGAADDRLPPTFLNLGWAQLMHHNVQSGSSLGSLVSSLSSNPPTVNDSVVIHELFGQLGSVCDAGEFPPTSLYHSANVSCYSAPLSTPRKLNLFVTDHQQQGRGGVMPSNQMAAAQFAPSNSDPAKSYDLLRGQFGFPEAGKLSRVSSSQSLKAADGSQMGVPDDGKRVPVTDPESLEMELRSKFGGRASGASTPDEMGLGNGQDASSALDTKINARKRKSKGKEASLSSSIMNHPMSTDEDNSDAKRCRPAETNGAGKDAAAKPKTEQNGDAGHEQGKENNAKLAEPPKDYIHVRARRGQATDSHSLAERVRREKISERMKLLQDLVPGCNKITGKALKLDQIIGYVQSLQRQVEFLSTKLATLNPQLDFLPKDQIYPLDMTSTAFSYAQQPLQSVATINPTSSSLHRPPLDGFTDATSQLGNLWEDDLQYAVRMGFAQSQGTAAFSQSSLAE